The Natrinema caseinilyticum genomic sequence TCGTCAACCGGAGCGACGCGATCCGCGCGTCGATCCGCAAAACACTGGATTTACTGGACGAAATCGACGAACGCCACGACCGCCTCGAGGACCAGGAGTAGGCCGACGGCGCGTCAGTCCCGGTCGAGTCGCCGGGCGAACCCGAAGGTCGGCTTCACGTCCTCGACGCGGACCGCGACGGACTCGCCTTCCGCCGCGTCCGGCACGAACAGCCGATAGCCGTCGACCGACGCGATGCCGTCACCCTCGCTGCCGACGTCGACGATTTCCACCTCGAGTTCGTCGCCCGGCCGGACCGAGGCGGTGAGCCGACCCTTTCCGATGAGGTAGATTTCGGAGGACTCGTCGCGGCTGGCCTTCGGCGACGTGGCCCGGACGTACTGGAATTCCGCCTCGACGTCGGATCGGAAGTCGTCGACGTCAGGTCCTTCGAAGACCTTCACGACGAAGTCACCCCCGCTGTCGAGGAGTTCGAGGGCGGTCTCGAAGGCCTGCCGTGCCAGATGGAGCGAGCGGGCCTGATCGAGCGAGTACTCGCCGGACATGTTCGGGGCCATGTCAGAAACGACCGCGTCCACGGGGCCGCCCGCCGCGTCGACGACGCGGTCGCGGGTCTTCTCCTCGGTCATGTCCCCGCGGAGCGTCTCGACGTTCTCGTGGTTCTCGAAGTCCTTGATGCGCTGGAAGTCGACGCCGATCACGGTCCCCTGCGGGCCGACCTCCTCGGCGGCGACCTCGAGCCAGCCGCCCGGTGCCGCGCCCAGGTCGACGACCGTGTCGCCGCGGGACAGGACGTCCTCGAGGTCGTCGAGCTGTTTGAGCTTGTAGGCCGCTCGAGAGCGGTAGCCCTCCTGTTTGGCCTTGTTGTAGTAGTGGTCTCGACCTGTCATGTGCACATCACCAAATTCCGTGACATGTTCCACATAGGAACTGCCGGCGAATTCGCGCTCATATCAACTGAGACGTGGTCGACCCGGAAAGGCACATCGGATAGCTCCACGAGGCAGCATCGTTGCATTGGATCGGTTCGACCCACGTCGAATCGAGCGAGTACGTTGAGTCGAGCAGGCCGCGGACGGCGGCCTGCTCGACGACCCTGTCGAAAACATCGTCGATAACGTGTTTGAGATCGGTGAGAAACCGGTCAATGGTGTCTCTCGATGACGGTTTGTCGGGTCCGCAGTAGTACCAGACGAGTCCGTGCTGGAGTTCTCGCGTGACTGGGCGTGTTCCGTAGATGTTCTCGTAGTACCAATGGAAATGGAGAACGGCGCAAAAGAGATCAGGTGGCTGGTGAACTCGTGTTCGCCCCACTTCGAGAGTGTAGGTTCCAGAGGTGACCTGGCTTTCACAGGAGCCAGTACCACTAGAGACGACTTTGGGATGCGACCAATAAGCTACCACCGATGAGAGTGCTGTAGGGTGCCAGGATTACTGTTTTCAAGGGTAGCATATTCGTCGCTGGTCAGATATAAAAAGTCATACCGTGGTGATTCCCGTAAGAACAACGGTTTTTCCTCGATATCTTCACAGTAAAGATAATGTATACCGTCTCCCCAGAGAGTCCGTACCGCGTGGAGATTTTCTTCAGTTGCTACCAGACTACCAATAACAAGCCTCTCATTTGTATTGGTGTCATCTGATTGGAGTGCAGCAAGTGCCTCCTTGTCAATTCGTCGGAGGACAGGAACGAGGCCACAGAATTGAAATCGATTGATGTCACGATCTAGTAAGTCAATAAGATCCCACCACTGCGGAGTAGCACTGTCACTAGCCGCCTTACTAAGTTTGTATTCCGTGAGAGAAGTTCCCGCTGCTGGATTTGTTCCGTCAGGTAGTCTAGTAATTGGGATGTCTTCCTCACGTGGATAGATCCGTGCCAGCAGATCCGTAGGAAGTTCGTTGGCGATACGTTCATACTCTCTGGGATGTAAATAGATGAAATCCGCATTATTATCTTGTCGTATGAATACTGGATTCCCCGACTCATCAACAAACTCCGCAGACAAAAGAGAATCCGAAAACAAGGAAAATACTGCTTCACACACCGCTGAAGTTGCTTGGACGGTTCCCTGAATAGTATCTTCCTCTGTGTTTATACCAGTCTCAATGAG encodes the following:
- a CDS encoding ribbon-helix-helix domain-containing protein, whose product is MPKISVEIPQELLDDLDEHVGDDGKFVNRSDAIRASIRKTLDLLDEIDERHDRLEDQE
- a CDS encoding 23S rRNA (uridine(2552)-2'-O)-methyltransferase yields the protein MTGRDHYYNKAKQEGYRSRAAYKLKQLDDLEDVLSRGDTVVDLGAAPGGWLEVAAEEVGPQGTVIGVDFQRIKDFENHENVETLRGDMTEEKTRDRVVDAAGGPVDAVVSDMAPNMSGEYSLDQARSLHLARQAFETALELLDSGGDFVVKVFEGPDVDDFRSDVEAEFQYVRATSPKASRDESSEIYLIGKGRLTASVRPGDELEVEIVDVGSEGDGIASVDGYRLFVPDAAEGESVAVRVEDVKPTFGFARRLDRD